A window of Xenopus laevis strain J_2021 chromosome 1L, Xenopus_laevis_v10.1, whole genome shotgun sequence genomic DNA:
CTTCGGCACATACACTGGGATATATTACTTGTTTACTGGGCAAAGTCTTTGTGCTATAGCCCAGCCACTTGTGTTATTTGCACCTGCTAAGCTCGCAGCTGTTTGGTTCCCCGATCATCAACGTGCAACGGCTCATATGATTGCTTCTGTGTGTAAGTAGTACATGTACAGGCTAGGACAAAACATTCGTAATTGGATTGTCTATTTGCCTTTATATactggcacccccagtgaattagcctttaaagggttgttcacccttgggttaacttttagtatgatgtagagagtgatattctgagacaatttgcaattggttttcatttcagttatttaggtttttattcagcagatcttcaaGTTGCATTTTAAGTtatctggtagctaggatccaaattaccctagcaaccatgcattgatttgaataaagactGAAATATTAGAGTAgagagaatagaaagaggagtcataaaaaTTAGGactaaccatacatttgtagcctaagggtAGAGTTTCACAAGTCCTCTTCGTCGGATCGACGCCCGCCGACAAAACGCCTCCGTCAAGTCGGATGGAGTGGCAcacgtgaagatataattggactgaatgaaaagtttgAGTTAACCACTACACGGTCCTACTGTCAGATGAAGGCTCGGCTTTCTCcatccactagtgatgggcgattttgaccCGTTTTCGCCTTGCCCCTAATTTTGCGAAATTCGTGACAATTcgtctgcgtcaattttgacacagaCGGCGACTTTAGACGctcattaaaatctatgggcgtccGTTTATCGTTGCCGGCGACAAAATTGCCACCCGCGGCGAAAAAAACGTTGACGCCAGTgtccatttgtgttttagattgtTTCTGCGACTACCtactcagaagaaggcaaataatttaaaaactgtgaaaaaattcacaaagaaaagttacttagaattggccattgtataacatactaaaagtaaaacgggagaaccaccccttttacatAACCTAATGCTCATCCTTTTTCAATGTACTTAGCAAGGATGTGCTTGAGTTGAATGCTGAACTCCAATAAAAGGAATTCTAGTTGACTGCTCAAGGCATTATGATGAAGCATCACCCCATTCAGAAAGCTTAGAGGCTGGTTTTTGAAGGTTTAGTCTGGGAATCCTGTTTTGTgagcagcgccgatccgcgcatTTATGCCGACTGAGGCAGCCTTCCGTTgctgcccccacccctcctcacggcgctctcattttctgcgcaggagggggtcgggcgcTGAACAAcgctagtgcaaagagtgcaattgtgctctctgcactagaagagccgaatttctgggttgaaaagtggaaattcagctcttagttaccaggagtggcatttttgccgcccctggtaaccagggggcgctgccgcctgagatgAGTGGATCAACTcgtctcattggtggagcgcccctgtttgTGAGGATCATTATAATGAAGAGTTATAGTGTACACATAACTAGAAATTACCTTAACAGTGTGACTATAACATGTTTGATTCTAAAAAATCTAActttatataaaagtaaaagtgtttgttcaacttttaatatgatgtagtgaTATTCGGAGAGAGTTTGTAATTGGTTAATCCGCGTCATTAACAAACACTAATAGAATTATATTATACACCATTCTATATTGAAATCACATTGCTATATCTAAAAAACAGCAACTAGTGCTGTGGATGCTTAACATAAGCAAGGATTAAAACCAAACCACATACTACGGAATTTTATCGACACCTAACCTTGTACCATAAATATAAAGGGAAACAATTTCACTATATTGAATATTATCTGTATCTAATTATGTCCCAACTTCCTGGTAgtggtatatatgtatgtgtatatataatatatatatatatatatataatttcgcgtaatatatatgaatgtaatattttaatacaccaccaaacaaagtatatttttgcctttttcttttaccAGCCAGTCTTTTGGGTGCGCTACTAGCTAATGTTATTTCCCCATCCATTGTAACCAAAGAGGAGTATATTACACACATGGTAAGATGTCTCTTTTGAGTACCGTATGTCCTGAAAAAATTCATAACACAGCTGCACTAAATTGCATTTCCCCCCACTTTTTAAAGCTTGGAATCTATGCTGCCCTTGCTATAGCTGCCTGCATTCTTGCAACTGCTGGAATTCGGGAGAAATCTCCTCCAACTCCGCCATCACCAAGTGCTTTTAGTTCAGCCTCTGAGCCCTTTATATCTGGTATAAAACAGGTAAaaagctatttatttatataaatctgtGGTGCCAATGGAACCTTAGAATTAAGCACTTGCTTACTTATTAAAGTACCAGCAACACCAaaattatggggtgccgtttgtcccaaatacattctgtatacaaaactatccctaatacacagaatgaatgtctctcatgttatataagtatttgtgaccatacacagagaaaacaaatatacaaaagacttatttctattaaagaatgaacaCAAAacctggttagtgcacaaaaggatgtcattatatcacaaactccattctgtacagtttaacaagcaatctgtctcacaaatgtataacctccatgtaacggacgcacttatgtgcaaagttacttacagaatgaattatgtaaaaacaaagttggacataatatataatagtgtaactaactagtgcttgtcaagctagatttgactgacaaaatagatatctgtgacagaaagcaagattttatagtacaggattcattctttccacaaaatgacagttttattcaacaaaacagataaaataactatTCTGTGacgcaacactgtcagtcacattcctgaaccaataagaacaaagcttattgccatatacaaacaagatgagaagtggccagctctgctccacatggctaaggcaaagtatctgacctgctatagagggcgccctctaatgtcccctgtgctgcatagtaatgaacatgaacaaacctttcctaaaagagctgctgttaaacactacaggttcataaatggaagtttttacaaatggctgagaaatataatgctgcacttataatgattgtagagaaagaaaagtatgcaaaactaatataaatatgatcattttaggtgatatggctattcttattgtagtaacctgcttgtgtggccattttggttaagggcattcctgctgctttgccattatcttatgactcactcctgttcctcttcctgtctaagctgagagtaataatgggacaggccacacccacctgcgaggttttattaaatgtaccagaagttactgtgcttgtctggctgctttgcctgactctcagagtcagttataagttttgtatatgatagttagactccaatgtctcctcctagctgtaatcttgcaccaattagcttgtcgtagtctcttaataatgtgcttagctatagttcaactactacattatagctttagccagagacttgggactgatcatgtgcacacatacctcccaactgtccctttttcagagggaaagtccctcttttgacagctcaacctgaggtccctcatttgtactggaaagtccctcttttctctgcactgaacagccagaaaaaaaacaaagtttctaatttaattggcttttggcagagaggccagtacagctaacaggtgcaactaaaatgctttataacaattatgagataagaaaataagtaattttaacagtttagataaggagaaatattttcacatttttataacctgccaaactttgtaaaatgaacctggtaattagggggggtggccacaaaatgggtgtggtcaaaaaaaatttgctacactacatgcaaaataattttttgtctctctttttatttccaaaatgttgggaggtatggttcaactactacataatagctttagccagagacttgggactgatcatgtgcacagtcgcattctgtatagtatgatgtgtaggttatatgagcagccactcctgagtactgtgtgtaaacaaaagggggtcatttaggcaggggcaattttaggggatcataatcataatatttatatagaagcaacaagctgcacaatgctttatatttatttataacaaaagactctaatgatgccgtccccttacctgcccagtgcttaaccctttcacatcagagtgggtcgaggtgggcacaacactagagcagagagcacaactgcgcccatgtcacatgtccagggccgccagcaggggggaaagtgttccgggcctgaaggggggcccagaagtgctgcatttttcaaagagccgggtcccctttacgagcgcccgagcctcGCGGCCATTTCACATgttacagaatgcggaagtgccgaaaagacgaagctgaagacccgaagcggcgaaaagacccgaattcatgaaaggaggtgaagttgaagtcctgaagccttttgtttacacacagtactcaggagtggctgctcatataacctacacatcatactatacacaatgtgtgagcacatgatcagtcccaagtagggttgccaccttttttaaaatgttttgccgGCTGCTGGGCGGCGGGGAcataaaggggcgggccgtgacatcaaaGTGGGTGGGGCcacaccacggacgctagaagaagtaaaagaaaaagtaagttccaggggattaggggcaggccgagggctccttttaatcgtattacaaatttaccggcaactacattgccggtaaatttgtaatcccggccttggcaggtaaaataccggccggttggcaaccctagtcccaagtctctggctaaagctattatgtagtagttggactataggtaagcacattattaagagactactacaagctaattggtgcaagactacagctaggaggagacattggagtctaactattatatacaaaacttataactgactctgagagtcaggcaaagcagccagacaagcacagtaacttctggtacatttaatacaacatcgcaggtgggtgtggcctgtcccattattactctcagcttagacaggaagaggaacaggagtgagtcataagataatggcaaaacagcaggaatgcccttaaccaaaatggccacacaagcaggttactacaataagaatagccatatcacctaaaattatcatatttatattagttttgcatacttttctttctctacaatcattataagtgcagcattatatttctcagccgtttgtaaaaacttccatttatgaacctgtagtgtttaacagcagctcttttaggaaaggtttgttcatgttcattactatgcagcacaggggacattagagggcgccctctatagcaggtcagatactttgccttagccatgtggagcagagctggccacttctcatcttgtttgtatatggcaataaactttgttcttattggttcaggaatgtgactgacagtgttgcgtcacagaatggatattttatctgttttgtgaaacaaaactgtcattttgtggaaagaatgaatcctgtactataaaatcttgctttctgtcacagatatctattttgtcagtcaaatctagcttgacaagcactagttatttacactattatatattatgtccaactttgtttttacataattcattctgtaagtaactttgcacataagtgcgtccgttacatggaggttatacatttgtgagacagattgcttgttaaactgtacagaatggagtttgtgatataatgacatccttttgtgcactaaccagattttgttttcattctttaatagaaataagtcttttgtatatttttttctctgtgtatggtcacaaatacttatataacatgagagacattcattctgtgaattagggatagttttgtatacagaatgtatttgggacaaacggcaccccatacaaaATTGCCCTGCGCGGGCAAAAACTGCTTTAGATGCACTATTAAGTTTATGGAAATAAGCTGATGTGTTGCCATTTAAGCTGAATAGGGCAAACATTGGAATCATTGCATTCACTCTAGCAATGTATACAGGGTCGgcctggggggcccaccggggctgatgccccagggcccccctgccgTGCCGGCATGTGTGACGCATCTGTGCGAATGCCTAAGGTGCCGCCCATGCGCGCCGTGCTCCCCGGgaagcagctgggcagcatgccgccccaaaTATTTTGCACAGAAATACGGGTAGATCCAAAAAagtacactttattttttttaattacaaaattctTACCTTGGCCTTAACAATTTGCCTGTGCATAAACACACATCTTATAGGAAACCTTGAACAACCGGACTCTTTCTGTTGTGAGTTCTGAAGTTGAAACTGTATTTATGTGAAGTATTATTGATTCACTAAATTCTGTAGGCAGAACGGAACCAGTCtgatattttttgtgattttagttTGTGTGTATCTATTTATGAACTTCTAACACACTATAACCATGAATTACATGTTAAATAAATTGTTCTCCATAGGGCTGAGTAAAATTATCAGTTACAATCGGTGCAAAAAGTCACTTGGGTCACTAAGACTAATTGAAACTTGAAAATGTTCccctactttaaaatataatgttataagtCAAGTCCATTTAGTCTATAAAATCACTCTGCTGGTGGCTTGTTTTTATATTCCCGTAAAACGTCTTTGGGGACGTATTATACTTTACAAAATGCTTCCATATgtaaatggtacaggtatggtatccgttatctggaaacctattatccagaaagctctgaattacaggatgaccatctcctatagactctatttcatccatataattctgatttttaaaaaggattgctttttaatctgtaataataaatgaatatcttgtacttgatccaaactaagatataattaatccttactggaggcacaatgagcctattgggtttatttaatgtttaaatatttctttaaggtatgaagatccaaattacagagacccattatccagaaaagcccaggtcctgtgcattctgcataacaggtcccatacctgtacttaattatATCATTAGTTTAAACTGgatcttagtgatgtaatttactgtatatcatatgGATCACTGGAACTTCTCTGAACTTTCTACTTGGAAATTTATTAGATACAATATTTAGCTAGAGATAGGATAATGCCATTTCACACTTCATTTGCACTTACTGCCAGGCAATTTTCCAAactagcaaactggagagctaacaTTTTCTGTTTCTGTGACCGTTTGAAAATTGATCTGAAAACTTCCATTTTCCATGATCATATGCCCCACAAATCCTTATACCAAGATAAAAACACCCTAAGTACAAATGCCAGGGGGTCTACTGCAATATCTGTGCCAAAAGGGGTGTTGCATAATACTGATTTACTAGGATGACTTTTGCACATGCCACAATTCtttgtccttatattttaaagtCCATAAAATGTAACGATGCATCGATATTTGAAAATATGTTGTATTATTTGCACACTGATTCCTGCAGGAGTTGTTTCCTACACTCTGATGGGGTGCAGATTCCCACAAAATTCCAGCGTGAAGTGTATGgccaaaatacatatacagtagtatatcagcatttatttatctttttgacaCTTGTATGATGTTTAGGGAGTGTGAGTGCTGCTGACATTACACTGTAGTCCCTAGAAGGGAAATGGTTCAGCTATCACAGAGCAATTCTCTTATCAAATACACCAGGGGTTTATCCGTTGCTTTATAAGCAACTATCTGAAATAATTAGAAGTACTGTTATTAgcaagaatgtttaaaaaaaattgtgtttcctttacagcTTATGACAAAGCATACATCATCCAAATGCTGTGCTTCGGTGCTGGAGTTGGTATTTTCTCTGCAATCTTGTCTTTTCTGGAGCAGATTCTGTGCTTTAGGGGCTATTCAAATGTACCGTAAGTTTCAAAATTCCGAATACAGAATGTGGTCTATTTAATGCTGGACACCCACTATAATTATATTATGCAAgcctttgttacattttattgctgACGTTATCCTAGTGATTCAAGCTGAGTCTGATTTCAAAGTCTGATAACTTTGCCTAAAAACATCCATAGTGCATGCcacataggattttttttatagcaatgaAAGGTTATCTGTGATCGATAATGATCATTACAACACAATGACATCACTTGGCACTTATAAATAACTTAGCTGTGCAGTGTAATGATTAAAGTTGTTGTGATTCCCAGGCTATTTATGTAAGTCATGTTCCGTTCtgcatgcttaaaggaacagtaacaccaaaaaattcatgttttaaagtaatgaaaatatcatgtagtgttgccctgcatttgtTAAACTGAtctgtgtgcttcagaaacactactatagttcatataaacaagctgttgtgtggCAATagtgaaaaaaaggctatatggcacaggataaataatggataacagataacaccattatgttctatagagcttatctgctgtgtaacttgagcctttgaatggctgcccccattgctacacagcagcttatttatataaacaataatagtttctgaagcaaacaccacagTTTAACCACTTTaacaacactgcattgtatttttgttactttaaacactttatttttttgatgttactgttccgttaAGTAGCATTATATTAATGTAAATCTACATAACAACCAGTGCAGTATATGCATGATACTGAAACCTTTTTTAATCTAGAGTTTTCTTCCAAGCTTtttgcaggtgtgtgtgtgtggcgcCTTGTTAATTTTCTTTGGGTTCATTGGTGCGTTTGTTTGTGGACTTTACGTTGACAggacaaaaaaattcaaagaagTTGTCAAGATCTGCTCTGCATTAACTGCTCTGGCAAGCATTGCGTTTGCACTGGTGAGTTGTTTGCATTGGTCAGGAAGAAAGCATTATAACAAGAAAGTGCAAAGGGTAGTAGATCTAGCGactattcaaattattttatttttggtggtTATTGATGATTCCAAGGAGAATACATATTTTTGTCTTCTTAGGCAAAATAAAATGGCTGGGCTGTTCAGGAAATATGATTTTCTTTGGACTTCAAAGAAAGACTATCTTTATGTAGTGTATgggacccgttacccagaaagctctgaattatcagaaggccatctaccatacaCATAGTTTATAAATATACTGCATAGTTGTTCTTATTCagaaatgtgggggggggggttcccccAGTTAGGTAAAAATAGTTCTTGGGTAATTTAAGTTACCGAGCATGGCCCTTTTAGAGACTGCCTACTCTGTTTTGGGCTACATAAGAGAAGCTCTACTCTAATATTTGCTTGCTAGTGCTCTGGAATGCTTAGTGGTCTCTGCATTCCCTCTAATGATGAGGCTGTTTAAAGAAGCACTTCGGTTTATTAATCAGTTTAATCTCATTTATCTGCATTTTTGCCAAGGTTCTGATGCAATCTACTCTAGAGGGAAATATGTATGCTAAACAGCAGTGTCTgaatgggacaccaggggtccacccaaaaacctttgaccaagggcccaccaattaatcttagacccgttattcttcctctccccactcaacctctattctcgtagtctcttttctttatatactatactctattattccatctatttagcctctgttctcatagaaataaagaatgaccatgaaataggccaaatatttagcagcatgagggcccactgacacctgcgcccaccgggactttttcctggtatcccggtgtgccagtccgacactgctaaacaGTAGTACTCCTAGGGTGGCTGGCCCAAAGCAGTAGACTGAGGTAGACTTACAgccaataaagataaatattctTGGAATTGTAGGATAGTATCTTGTAACATGACCATAGGAGGAGTGCCAACCAACAATTGTCAACAAGGGGAATCCTAAACCCAAACTGTCTGCAGAGAGGGCTGGGTTCAGCTATTAAatataatggcaataaaactatAAAGGGGCAGGAAAATTAAAGTAGCCTTACACAGTGGACTCTTGAGATAATGTTtaacatactactaaaataataaatgaaaatatacagttaacatactactaaaataataaatgaaaatatactgtaggtcataTGTCTTAAAGCACTTCCTTTGACATTTTGCAAAGATcataatacaaattaaatttagATACCACTAAATTAAAAAGCTGACGGTTGTAATTAATCATCatggttttattgtttttaatatctAAAGACTATGGCATTACTAAACGGTCATTCAGGAAATGGACATTTTGTTTAATGTGCTCCCTCATAAAATAGGTTTAGGGTTGTAATTGCACATTCCACTATTTCATTTCAATTTTCTCATATCATCTTGATACACTTTCTTATTCTTTGTATACAGTTTAATTGCTGTTATGTTTGATATCAGAGGTAATGGGCTTTCTTGTCTTGGAATAGAGGTATACAGTATAATGGTGGCTAATGTAATTAAACATTATGcaatttctttgttcttttcacTCAAAGACCTGCCGTTATGGTTATCGCCTAAGTCGGTGTGTGTGCTTCATGTTCTTTTCAGTGATTTTTCACTATTGCTGTAACATTTGGCAGCTTTCATCAAAAGCACTATATCAAGAGAAGTATGAAGACCTTTTCTCCTAAAATTATGCCCTCAGTTGGGAGATGCACTGTCAAGCCCCACATGTATCTGGAAATAACATCAGGAAGAAGAGAgggtaaaaaaaagagaaagttgcCAATAATGTTACACCAGAAGAAAAGATGAGACATGAAATTAGGAGTGGATCTACTGTGGGTTCTAACAGCATTAAATATGAAGATAGCACTGCATTAatacaagtacaagtatgggacctgttatccagaatgcttgggacctggggctttctggataacagatttttcagtaatttggatagttataccttgtctactagaaaatcacctaaacattaaaaaaaaaaacaatagactggttttgactccagtaaggattaattatatcttcgatAAGATTAAGtagaaggtactattttattattacagagaaaaaggaaatcatttgtaaaaatttggacaaaatggaggctatgggagatggcctttacgtaattcagagctttctggataacggatcctttacCCGTGTTATTCTGATTTGCAAATATAGGGCATGAATATAAATGGGTGTAGTTAAAGTGGGAATGGCCAAAAGTGGGTGCAGGCACATCTCTTTTCCAGATCTCACTTTTAAAATCTGCTAACCTTGTATTAAGCCTGAGCATTAGTTTCTTCTGAGACGACATATGTGACTGTTCTTGGCCTGTGGGAAACTGTTTGGAACTATTAATTGAAGTACAGATTATTAATGTCTGAATCCGAATTCCTGACTTCCAGGATTTTTTTCATAACTAAAGCCGTGAATGCTGCCAAGCAACATTAATGTAGGTTGTGTAAACAACAAACCTATATTTTTGTAAGCATTTGTCTCCATTTACATTTCCAGGTGTTgtgtaaacaaacatttatttttgtaactgtGTTAAGAAGCAATGATATCAATTTACCAGGTGCTTAACTTCCGTGACCAAACCATTTTGGTGGCATCTGTATGCTCTT
This region includes:
- the slc49a3.L gene encoding solute carrier family 49 member A3 isoform X2, coding for MLPELQFLHPGPMCEVGMAEELLGSVEYTVEQDGQLTDHVDIIVPNRDGCPLRTYKRRWLVLSAVCLLNCTNAMLWMSFAPVADMTASFFQCSLDVVNYLSLVYLIISIPVGFGASWMIDTLGLKCAIVFGSWINMIGSIIRCAAVVFYLNPFGTYTGIYYLFTGQSLCAIAQPLVLFAPAKLAAVWFPDHQRATAHMIASVSSLLGALLANVISPSIVTKEEYITHMLGIYAALAIAACILATAGIREKSPPTPPSPSAFSSASEPFISGIKQLMTKHTSSKCCASVLELVFSLQSCLFWSRFCALGAIQMYRQKNSKKLSRSALH